The DNA region GCTCTCCGGGTAGGCCTGGCCTAGCACGTCGGACCAGAGAAAGGAGCCCGAGAGCACTGCATCGGGGCGTAGCTCTAGCACCGCCGCCAGGTTGTCGGAGAGGACTAGGTCGGCAGTCTCGAGGACTTGCTGGTTCGCGAGTCGCTCGATCCAGCGGGTGAGTCGGCCGTCGGTGTAGAGGTTCGGGTCTGTAGACCATCGGACGCCGGGTTCCGTCCATCCGGTATGGAGCCCCGCCCCGGACTGCACAAGCCCTTGAAGGCGATCCCAGCCGGCCAGCTTGTCGAGCTGCCAGCGGCTGCAGATCAGGTCGAACTCAACCTCGGGCCGGCGTTGGATCAAGCGACTGAGGATGCCCACCGCTCGCCGCAGATGCCCCAGGCCGTTGGGACAGATGATGGCGGCGATTCGTGGAGCCTGCATGGAGTGGATCTCGGGGCTGGTGACTGCCGTGGCTGCCATGGTAGGCGGGTCTGCACGGCGTGAAAAACCCCGGCCAGCCAAGCTGCGCCGGGGTTCTCTTGCCGGAAGACCGGAGAAGCGAGAGCGCTTCAGGGCGCCGAAGGCGATGCGGGCTCGTCGTCGTTGTCGGCGATGATCACGCCGGTGGCCACAGCGGCGGCGGCGGCGGGGATCAGCACTTCCTTGCGCTGCCACCAGGCGATGACGCAGAAGCGGCAGTGGCGGTCGACCCGCAGCACGCCCTGGGGATCGATACGCGAGACGATGCCGTCGCACAGCCAATGGAAGGGCTCTTCGCCCTCTTCCCACTCGGCGGTTTCACCGACGACGAGGTTCTCCGCCTCGCCCTCCTGCCGGGGAGTCAGCGGGAACTGGCAGTTGTCCCGCACCTCGACCACTTCCATCTCCGACTGGGCCACCAGCTGGCCGTTGGCGTCGATGACCTCGCCGAAGTACTCCGTGGGCTCGTTCTCCTGCTGGGCGAGCCAATCCTGGAGCTCCTCGTCGGTCATCGCCAGCATCCAATCGCGGCGCTCCAGGCGGCCCTGCTGGGCCCGCTCGTCGATGAGGTCGCGGTTGAGATCGTCGTTGGGGTCCCGGTTGGTGGATTCTTCCTTGGCCTTCCACCAATCCGCCCAGTCGTCTTCGGAACCGTCCTCGGCGGCGGCGGAGGTCTCCAGCTGCTTTTCTTCCAGCTCTTCGTCCTCGGCCTCCGGGAGCACGGCGCGGTAGGTGCCGGGGCCGTCGGGGCTGGCGAGGACGTAGTAGAAGTCCTCCACCTCCTGGTGAAGGCGGCGGAAGTAGATGCGGACGCTGCTGCCGGCGGGCTCGTTCTGCACCTGGGCGGTGACGACGCCATTCTCGGCGATGGGCAGACAGCCGGGAGCTTCGACCTCGACGGAGATCGATGTGCCCTGGGCAGCCGCAGGAGGTGCCAGAATTGTCGCGAGCAGGAGTATGGAGAAGAAAAGGATGACCGAGCGGTTCACGGGGAACTCCTTTTTTTGCAAGATCGTAGAGCGATGACCCTCTGATGTCAAGTTGGCTATGTAGTGCTTCGTGCTCAAGATAGACACCGCCTCATGCATGCTTGTTCATTCATTGACAGCCTCGGTGCCGAGAATGTTCTGGACGTAGCGTTCGACATAGGGGGTCCGTTGGATGCCCGGGAGGCTGCGGCGCAGCGCGGCCGCGGCGCTTTCCCGGTCTCCGGATTCATAGAACGAAACCGCCATGAAGAAGAGCCGGATGGGGTTGTCGTCGCCGGGATCGCCACCGCGCCGAAAATAGGCGGCGGCTTCGGTCCAGCGGGATGCGCGGTAGGCGATCTCCGCTGCCAGATGCTGAGCCTCTCGGGCCTGGGGATTGGCGTCCGCGACCTCGGCGGCGATGGCGAAGGCTTCATCCAGATCCTGGGCCATCTCGGCGTTGGCGAGGAGGTCCCGGGCGCGCTGGAGCTCGGCCTGCTCTTCGGCGGAGAGACGGGTGGCCGGTGCGGCCTCCACTTCCGGTAGGGGGCTGCGGTCGGCAGCCGCGGCTTCCGGCGTGTTCTGGCCGTTGGAGTCGCGGAGCGCGCGCTCCACCCGCCGGTTCCAGCGCTGTAGGTCGCGCCGGCCAAGGGCGGTGGAGCCGGCGGCGCTGAGGAACGCCTGGGCTTCAGTCCAGCGTCCCCGCTCGGCGAGGCATTCGAGCAGCGCCGCGGCGGCCTCCGTGTTGCGCCGGGGGCGCGGGCAGGTGGCCAGCTGTTCGGCGGCGGTACACCTTCCGAGACGGATTGCGGCCTCGGCGCTCAGGCATCGCGCCTGGGGCACCCGTGCTGCATCCTGGCTGAGCTCGTGGAGAGCGTCGAGAGCCTGTTGGGGGCGGTCCTGGTCGAGCTCGAGCTGGGCCAGCTCCAGTCTCCATTGGAAGTCCTCGGGCTCCTCGGTGATGCGCTCTTCGAGAAAGGCCCGCTGCTCGTCGGGAGAGAGATTCTCTATCTGCCCCAGACGTTTGCGGTCGGCGAGCTTGGCGAAGGCATCGACACGGCGCAAGAGGGCTTCCGGAACCCGTTCGACGCTCTCCGCTTCGAAGCGGCTCCGCAGGTCCAGCGGGAGCTGCGCTTCGGTGTAGGCGCCGAAACGCTCCTCGATCTCCAACACCCGGCGGAAGGTGTCTCGGAAGCCTTCCGAGTCTCCGGTTTGGGCCTGGGAGAGTCCCAGCTGCACCAGGCACTCGGAAAGTAGCTCGAGGTCGTCGAGGAAGCCAAAGCAGGCCAGATTTAGATCTTTTTGGGCCTCGGCGTGCTCGCCGCGGGCAGCGGCCTCGATGCCGTCGCGGAGCAGGCGTTCATAGAACGGATCCGCGGCATAGGCGGCGGTGGCGGTGGATGATGTGGCCATGAGCATCAACAAGCTCGCGAGCAGGGGGCCCCTGTAGGAATGCCAGAACCGGGAGAAACTCCTGGGAGTTTCTCCCGGGTTGCGAGCCGGCGCGAGGACCAACCCGCGAAGGGTAGGGAGGCGAAGAAACACTTTTGAAATTCTCATTCTGGCGTCAGGAATAGGTCAGGGGAGGCATCGGAGGCTTCGGTCCCGGTGCTCGATGGGGACGATTGACGGGGGGCGGGAGCAAGGCCTCCGGTCTCTGCCTGCATTAATGTAGCAATATGCATTCCAGGTGAGGCTTAGCAGCCGATCTTTCCGGGGGAGGGCCGATCCGGATCTTTGGAGTCTACCAGGGCGGCAGCTCGGAATCTTCGAGAATCGCTCGCGGATGGATTTCGGTGAGCCGTTGGGCCAGCTCCGAGCCCCAACGTTGGCTCACCAGCTCCCGCGCCGCAGAGAGTCCCGGTGGCCGGGTGGCCATGCCGTGGCAGTCGCTGGCCATGAAGTGGGGCAGGCGGGCCTCGAGGAGCCCGTGCACCGCCCGCTGGGGCCGCTGGCCGAATTCGCCGGTGACGCTCATGGCGGTGATCTGGAGCAGCGCGCCGAGCTCCACCAGCTGAGTGAGCCGGGGGATGTCCTCGGCCAGCCAGGGCAGGAGCTCGGGATGGGCGAGGATCGGCCTCCAGCCGGCGACGCTCAGCTCGTGGATGGTGTCCTCCGGCACCGGCCCGAAGCCGCTGCGGGCGAATTCCACCAGCAGGTAGCGGCTGCCGGCCAGCGGGGTGGTGACGCCGGCGTCCAGGTCGTCCAGTAGCTCGGAGTCGACGCGGATCTCCGCGCCGCCCAGAATCTGAATCTCACCGTCCAGCTCGCTCTGCACCAGTCCGCGGAGCTGGTGCAGGTCGTCGCTTTCGGCGTTCCACCACAGCCGGTGGCGCTGGTGCGGCGTGGCGATGATGGCGGTACAACCGTCCTCGGCGGCACGCCGGCACATGGCCACCGACTCCGGGAGGTCTTCGGCGCCGTCGTCGATCCCCGGGAGCACGTGGGAGTGGATGTCGATCATCAAGCGGCGGAATCGGCGCGAGAGTCTTTGGCGGAGTCCGCCTCCGCGTCCATGTAGCTCTCGTAGTAGCGATACTTGCGGGCGTAGCTCGAACTGCCGGCGGTGGGCCGGAAGCGGTTGAGCACGGCGCCGAGGATGCGGATCTCGGCGAAATGCAGGCGGTCCCGGCAGGCCCGGGCTTCCTCGCGCTGGAGCTTGCCGGCGCGGCAGCACAGGACGACGCCGTCGGTCAGGGCGCCGAGGAGGGTGGAGTCGGTGACCGCCAGGGTCGGCGGCGTGTCGATGACCACGAAATCGAAGCGCTCGAGGGCGTAGTCCAGGAAGCTGGTCATCTTCTTAGAGGAGAGCAGCTCCGAGGGGTTGGGCGGCGTCGGGCCGGAAGGACAGATGTAGAGATGGGGGATCTCGGTGCGGAAGATGACGTCCTTGGCCTCCGTATCCCCCACCAGGTGGTTGACCAGCCCGGAGCGGTTGGAGGTGCGGAAGAGCTGGTGCTGCCGGGGCTTGCGCAGGTCGCCGTCGACGATCAGCACATTGCGGCCCAGCTGCGCCATCACCACCGCCAGGTTGGCGGCGGTGGCGGTCTTGCCCTCGCCGGCCTCGGCGGAGGTGATGGTCACCGCCCGAAGCTGCTGAGCGCTGGACAGCAGCAGCGCCGTGCGCAACGACCGATAGGCCTCGGCGATGGCCAGGCGAGGCTTGGTGTAGGGCAGCAGCTCGATCTTGGCATCCGCTTCCTCCGGACGGCCTTCTTTGCTCCGGCGGCTCTTGGATTTGCCGCTCTTGCTGCTGCTCTTGCCGCTTCGCTGGCCCTCGGCGCCGTAGCTGGGCAGCAGGCGGTTGCCGTAACCGTAGTACCCGCGCTCATTGTGGCTGATGTCGGGGATCACCGCCAGGGTGGGCAGGCCGAGGATGCGCTCCAGCTCCTCGCTGCTCTTGAGGGTCCGGTCCAGGTACTCCAGCAGCAGCGCCAGGCCGATGCCCAGCAGCAACCCGGCGAGCAGGCCCATGCCGACGTTGCGACGCAGGGAGGGGTGGGAGGCGCCGCCGGGGACCAGAGCGGTGTCGACGATGCGTACGTTGGAGGCGCGGCTATTCTGCAGGCGGCTGGCGACATCGGTCTCGCTCTGCCGGCGCAGCAGCTCGTTGAGCAGCTCGCGGCGGGTGCGCACCTCGTCCTCCAGATTGGCGATCTCCAGGCGGCTGGATTTTTGATCGACGGTCTGGCTCTTGAGGGCGTTGAGGTCCCGATCCAGGGTTTGCTCCTTGCGCAGCGCCGCTTGGTACGCCGCCCGCGCCGTCTCCCGGGCCAGGGCAGCGTTCTCTTCCACCATCTGGCGCAGATTCTCTTCCGCCGTCTCGATGCGCGACTTGAGCTCCACCATCTCCGGCCACTCGGGCTTGAAGACGTTGAGACGGGAGTTGTAGTCCTGGCGCAGGCTGGCGAGGTTGCTGCGCTGCTGGCTCACCTCGCCGCCGGAGAAGCTGTCGGCGACGCTCTCCGCCGGCAGGGCCAGCAGCTCGCGGTAGCGCGCTTCCATCTCGATGCGGTCGTTCTTGGCGTTGCTGTAGTCCTGGTCCAGGGTGCGCAGCCGCTGAATGGTGGTGTTGGCCTGAGGGTCGAGATCGACGATGTCGGTGCGGCGGCTGAGGTCTTGGAGCTGGAGCTCGCGCTCGCTGATCTCACGCTTGAGGGTCTCGATCTGCTCGGCGATGAATGTGGAGGCCTTGCCGGCGTTCTCGAAACGGCTGTCGATGCCCTGGTCGATGAACGCTTCGGCGAAGCCGTTGGCCAGCTTGGCGGACATCTCCGGCGAGCGCGAGGTGTAGGTCAGCTCCACCAGCTGGGTCTCCCGAATGCGCCGCACGCTGAGGCCGCCGCGGATGCGGTTGGCGATGCGCGCCAGGGCCGCCTCGTCGAGGGCCGCGGAGGCATCTTCGGTGCCTTCCCAACCCTCCGGCCGGGGGCTCTCGAAGCTCGGGTTGTTGACCAGGTCGAGGTCCCGCACCACCCGCTCCGCCAGGCCGCGGCTTTGCAGCAGCCGCTCCTGGGTGGGGTAGAACTCGAGGTTGAACCAATTCTCCAGCCAGGGATTCTCGCTCCCCAGCAGCGGCGTCAGGCTGCGGCGTTCGATCTGCAGAACCGCCCGGGCGGTGTAGAGCTTGGGAGTGATGAAGTACATCACGACGCCGGCGACGGTGCACACCAGGGCCACTAGGGCGATGAGGCGCCAGTGCCGGCGGAGCTTGTGCAGGTACTCCTTGACGTCCAGGGCGGAATCCGGCTCCTGGCCGAAGGGATCCGTACCCGGCGCTTGCAGGTCGGGTCGGTGGTTCAAAAGAAGCTCTCCTTGACCACCACCACGTCACCGTCCTGAAGCGGGAAGTCGTTTTCCTTGCCCCCCAGGATGCGCCGGAAATCGACTTCGATTTCCTCTTCGGTGCCGCCGCGGGTGCGCTTGATCACCATTTTGGGAGACGCGCGCTCGGTGAGGCCACCGGCGCGGGCGATGGCGGCCAGCAGGGTGATGCGCTCGGTGCTCTTGAAGATCACCGATCCCGGCTGGGCGAGCTCTCCCAGACAGTAGACGGTGACCTCGATGGTGGACGCGACGTTGATCAGGTCGTTGGCGAAGATGGGGATGTTGGCGCGGGGGTTCCCCGCTACCATCAGGTCCGCCACCGAGATTTCCACCTGAGCGGACAGCCCATTGCTCGCCCGCCGCAGAACGTAGATCACCGATCCGTGATTTTCCGCCAGCCCGCCGGCGGCGGTGATGGCCTCCAGCAGGGTCCAGCGGCCGGAGAAGCCGAGGTTGCCCGGCTGCTTCACCGCGCCGATGACGGAGATGGGTTTGGAGCGGTACTCACGCACCTGTACTGACACCGTAGCCCGCTGGAAGTATTTTTCTTCGAGCTTCTGCTTGATCAGCTCCTCCGCCGCGCCGACGGTGAGCCCGGCCAGGGGAACGTCACCCAATGGGGGAAAGCTGATGGTGCCCTCCGGCGCCACTCGCCGCTCTCCGTTGAGGTCGGGGACCTCGAAGACCCGGATCTCGAGCAGGTCGCGGGCTCCGATGCGATAGCCGTCGTCCGTCGTCGGCTGTTGAGCCAAGGACGGCAGGACGGAAACGAGCAGGGCTAGGAAGAGGGCTGAGGGCAGTGTTTTCCGCATCATCACCCAATCTACCGCAAAAGCCCCTCCGGCCCAAGGTTTGAAGCGTTGGCGCAGAGTCTGCGGGCTCGCCGCGTCGGGTGCCCCCGAAAGCTCCGAGGCCCAGGGGTCAGGGCCAGTCGATGCCGCCGAGATTGATGCTGGTGGTGATCTGGTCCAGCTCGCGGTCGAAGCGCGGCAGGTTGGAGTCGAACTCGGTGCGGCTGTAACCGACCCCCAGGCTGAGCTTGGGCAGGATCTGCCAGGAGATGCGCAGGCCGGTGGCTTGAATGTCGTCCTGGCGTTCCGCGGCGGTGCTCATGAGGGTGCGCTGGTAGCTGCTTTCTCCTTGCTCGGCGGAAACCTGGAAGCTCAGTCGCCGGTTCCAGCTCCAGGCGAGGGCCAGTCCGACACGGTCTTCCAGCGTGTGGGAATAGCCGTTGATGAGGCTGTAGCCGAGTTGGCGCGCGGCGAAGAGGCTGAAGGTGAAGCGAGCCGACAGCGGTTGATTCCACGTCGCATTGCCCACGAGCTCGTCGAAGGGAACGAAGATCGAGCCCGGTTCGGGGTCCAGCTTGCGCTGCAGCAAACTCACCAGCACCCCCTGCTCGTCCTCCTGGAAACGGATCGATAGATAGGGCGAATCGCCGGAGTTGGAGAGGTTGAGTCCGGGGTCGATGAAATCGGTTTCGAAGCTTTCGAGCCCGAGAGAGACATCCCAGCCGCCGCGGAGCTGAGCCCGAAGACCGATGCGGGTGACCTCTTCATCGCGGTTCAGCAGGCTGAACTGAGGGGTTGGAATCTCATCCAGGTCGTCCACTTGATAGCGCAGCTCGGACGTTTCGCCGGCGGCGGTGAGCCACAGGGAGCGCACCAGCCGCACCTCGCCGACGACCTCCAGCCGGTCGCGCTGGCTCACCGCCA from Acidobacteriota bacterium includes:
- a CDS encoding polysaccharide biosynthesis tyrosine autokinase, with amino-acid sequence MNHRPDLQAPGTDPFGQEPDSALDVKEYLHKLRRHWRLIALVALVCTVAGVVMYFITPKLYTARAVLQIERRSLTPLLGSENPWLENWFNLEFYPTQERLLQSRGLAERVVRDLDLVNNPSFESPRPEGWEGTEDASAALDEAALARIANRIRGGLSVRRIRETQLVELTYTSRSPEMSAKLANGFAEAFIDQGIDSRFENAGKASTFIAEQIETLKREISERELQLQDLSRRTDIVDLDPQANTTIQRLRTLDQDYSNAKNDRIEMEARYRELLALPAESVADSFSGGEVSQQRSNLASLRQDYNSRLNVFKPEWPEMVELKSRIETAEENLRQMVEENAALARETARAAYQAALRKEQTLDRDLNALKSQTVDQKSSRLEIANLEDEVRTRRELLNELLRRQSETDVASRLQNSRASNVRIVDTALVPGGASHPSLRRNVGMGLLAGLLLGIGLALLLEYLDRTLKSSEELERILGLPTLAVIPDISHNERGYYGYGNRLLPSYGAEGQRSGKSSSKSGKSKSRRSKEGRPEEADAKIELLPYTKPRLAIAEAYRSLRTALLLSSAQQLRAVTITSAEAGEGKTATAANLAVVMAQLGRNVLIVDGDLRKPRQHQLFRTSNRSGLVNHLVGDTEAKDVIFRTEIPHLYICPSGPTPPNPSELLSSKKMTSFLDYALERFDFVVIDTPPTLAVTDSTLLGALTDGVVLCCRAGKLQREEARACRDRLHFAEIRILGAVLNRFRPTAGSSSYARKYRYYESYMDAEADSAKDSRADSAA
- a CDS encoding CpsB/CapC family capsule biosynthesis tyrosine phosphatase encodes the protein MIDIHSHVLPGIDDGAEDLPESVAMCRRAAEDGCTAIIATPHQRHRLWWNAESDDLHQLRGLVQSELDGEIQILGGAEIRVDSELLDDLDAGVTTPLAGSRYLLVEFARSGFGPVPEDTIHELSVAGWRPILAHPELLPWLAEDIPRLTQLVELGALLQITAMSVTGEFGQRPQRAVHGLLEARLPHFMASDCHGMATRPPGLSAARELVSQRWGSELAQRLTEIHPRAILEDSELPPW
- a CDS encoding polysaccharide biosynthesis/export family protein; its protein translation is MMRKTLPSALFLALLVSVLPSLAQQPTTDDGYRIGARDLLEIRVFEVPDLNGERRVAPEGTISFPPLGDVPLAGLTVGAAEELIKQKLEEKYFQRATVSVQVREYRSKPISVIGAVKQPGNLGFSGRWTLLEAITAAGGLAENHGSVIYVLRRASNGLSAQVEISVADLMVAGNPRANIPIFANDLINVASTIEVTVYCLGELAQPGSVIFKSTERITLLAAIARAGGLTERASPKMVIKRTRGGTEEEIEVDFRRILGGKENDFPLQDGDVVVVKESFF